One stretch of Sinomonas terrae DNA includes these proteins:
- the glnA gene encoding type I glutamate--ammonia ligase: MFKSAEEVLAFIKDEDVKFVDIRFTDLPGVQQHFNVPAKTVDEDFFVNGQLFDGSSIRGFQGIAESDMQLIPDVTTAYVDPFRVEKTLALNFSIVNPRTGEPYHRDPRGVAERAEAYLASTGVADTAFFAPEAEFYVFDNVQFESSPQGSFYKVDSIEAPWNSGREEEGGNLGNKTPFKGGYFPVSPVDHQADLRDAMVLNLDAVGLEVERSHHEVGAAGQAEINYKFSTLVRAADDLQKFKYVIKNTATEWGKSVTFMPKPIFGDNGSGMHCHQSLWNGSEPLFYDEKGYASLSDLARWYIGGLLKHSSAVLAFTNPTVNSYKRLVKGFEAPVNMVYSQGNRSAGIRIPITGTNPKAKRIEFRAPDPSSNPYLAFAAQLMAGIDGIRNRIEPPAPIDKDLYELPAEEAKDIPKAPGSLEEALDALEADNEFLQAGGVFTQDLIETWIAYKREKEIAPLSLRPNPYEFELYFGV, translated from the coding sequence ATGTTCAAGTCTGCGGAGGAAGTCCTCGCGTTCATCAAGGACGAGGATGTCAAGTTCGTCGACATCCGCTTCACCGACCTCCCCGGCGTCCAGCAGCACTTCAACGTCCCCGCCAAGACGGTGGACGAAGACTTCTTCGTCAACGGACAGCTGTTCGACGGCTCTTCCATCCGCGGCTTCCAGGGCATCGCCGAGTCCGACATGCAGCTCATCCCGGACGTGACCACCGCTTACGTGGACCCGTTCCGAGTGGAGAAGACGCTTGCGCTCAACTTCTCGATCGTCAACCCCCGCACCGGCGAGCCGTACCACCGCGACCCGCGCGGCGTGGCCGAGCGCGCTGAGGCCTACCTCGCATCGACGGGCGTCGCCGACACGGCGTTCTTCGCGCCCGAGGCCGAGTTCTACGTCTTCGACAACGTCCAGTTCGAGTCCTCCCCCCAGGGCTCGTTCTACAAGGTCGACTCGATCGAGGCTCCGTGGAACTCGGGCCGCGAGGAAGAGGGCGGTAACCTGGGCAACAAGACGCCCTTCAAGGGCGGCTACTTCCCCGTCTCGCCGGTGGATCACCAGGCCGACCTCCGCGACGCCATGGTCCTCAACCTGGACGCTGTGGGCCTTGAGGTCGAGCGCTCCCACCACGAGGTCGGCGCGGCCGGCCAGGCGGAGATCAACTACAAGTTCTCGACCCTCGTGCGCGCTGCGGATGACCTGCAGAAGTTCAAGTACGTGATCAAGAACACGGCCACCGAGTGGGGCAAGTCGGTCACGTTCATGCCGAAGCCGATCTTCGGTGACAACGGCTCTGGCATGCACTGCCACCAGTCCCTATGGAACGGCAGCGAGCCGCTCTTCTACGACGAGAAGGGCTACGCGAGCCTCTCGGACCTCGCGCGCTGGTACATCGGCGGCCTCCTCAAGCACTCCTCGGCGGTCCTCGCGTTCACGAACCCGACCGTGAACTCGTACAAGCGCCTGGTCAAGGGCTTCGAGGCCCCCGTCAACATGGTCTACTCGCAGGGCAACCGCTCGGCCGGCATCCGGATCCCGATCACGGGCACCAACCCGAAGGCCAAGCGCATCGAGTTCCGCGCTCCGGACCCCTCGTCGAACCCGTACCTCGCGTTCGCAGCCCAGCTCATGGCCGGCATCGACGGCATCCGCAACCGGATCGAGCCGCCGGCTCCGATCGACAAGGACCTCTACGAACTCCCCGCCGAGGAGGCCAAGGACATCCCCAAGGCTCCGGGCTCGCTCGAGGAGGCCCTCGATGCACTCGAGGCCGACAACGAGTTCCTCCAGGCTGGTGGAGTCTTCACCCAGGACCTCATTGAGACGTGGATCGCGTACAAGCGCGAGAAGGAGATCGCTCCTCTCTCGCTCCGCCCGAACCCCTACGAGTTCGAGCTGTACTTCGGCGTGTAA